TGAGCGCCTGCTTCAGCGTGGCAAAGACGTCGCCGGTGATCTTCCTGGTCTTCTTTTTCTCTGTCAGCAGGATTTCGGTGCCGCGCGAGACGATCTTTTTGTATGGGCGGATGCCGATGAAGGTGTAACGACCGACGCGCTCGCCGCCCTCTACGGATTCAAGAAGGAAGGCTTCGGGCTCTGCGGCAGCGATGCGGAGAAAGGCTGAGACGGGCGTTTCCAGATCGGCCGTGACGGTGCGATAGACGGGCACAAGGGTGTGTTTCTTTGCCAATTTGCGGAAGCTAGCGAGATTAGGCGTTGCTACGGAAGACATGCATCCATCGTACCTCGATGGCAGGGGCTAGCTGTACCTGACCCAGCGAAGGATCTCCGGCAGTGTGGGCCGTTTGCCGTACATCAGGATGCCGACACGGTAGATGCGGGCGGCGAACCAGACGACCGCGCAGATGGAGAGGCTGAGCGTCACGATGGAAAGGCCTACCTGCCAGAGCGGTACATCGGCGATCGACAGGCGAAGGAACATCAGCAGAGGCGTAGAGGTGGGAATAAAGGAGAGGATGGTGGAGAGAAGCGAGTTCGGCGCCAGGATGACGGGAGCCAGAACAAAGGTATTGACCGCCATGGGGAGGGCGATGACCATGTTGAACTGCCGCAGCTCCTGTTCCGAACTTACGAGGGCCCCCACCGCCGCAGCGATGGACGAATAGAGCATAAAGCCGAGGATGAAGAAGACCACAAAGGCTACAAGCTGAAAGCCGGATAGTTGGAGCTTGAAGTCTCCTGCGCCCATGAGCGCGAGTGCTGGGGTGAAGAGCAGGGCCGCGATGCAAAGCACCCAAATACCGACCTGCGTGAGGCCTACCGCACCCACACCGAGGAGCTTACCGCCCATCATATCGGAGGGTTTTACGGTGGCGAGCATCACTTCAAAGACACGTGAGCTTTTCTCTTCCACGACCGAACTGGCGACGTTGATGCCGTGCATCATGACGACGAAGTACATAAGGAAGAAGAGCGCATAGGCGGCGTAGAAGCCGGTGGTGGTATTCGAACTGGAGACGTGTCCATTGCTGACGGTGGCCGTTTGCAGAACCGGCGTTTTGAGGAGGGCGTCAATGTCGTTCCGCCTCATGCCGCGGTGCAGCAGGCGCTCGCGCGCGAGGACGCGACGGAGAGCGTTGTTGAGTGTTGACTTGGTGCTGATGTCTCCCTTGGATCCCGAGGAGTAAGTAATGACCGGATCGGGCGTAGAGGAATCGATGAGCAGATAGCCGTCGATGTCCTTCTTCCCGACGGCGGTGTTCAGTCGCTGCTGCCAACCGGGTGTCGGCTGTTCCACATCGACCAGCATCTCGGAGCTATCGCTCTTTTCCAGCTCTTCCTGCAGGTCGAGCGCTAGAGCCGAGTCGGAGGAGACGATGGCGATGTGACCGGCGGACTTCGTTCCGCGCGTAGAGAGAAGAATGGCCCCTACCATCACGAGAGGGATGAGGACGGTGGCAATGGCGAAGGCCCTGGTACGGACGCGTTCCAGATATTCGCGTTTCGCGATGAGGAGCAGGTTACGCATCGACTTTGCCTCCTACGGTAGAGATGAAGATATCTTCGATGGTGGGTTCCATGACTTCGAAGCGCTGGATGCGTGTCCCATGGTTTACCGCGTAGACCAGGAGGGGCTGCGCGTCTTCTCCGTGCAGGATGATCTCAGACTGTCCGGCGTAGTTTTTCTGCTCGGCGATGGAGGGATGCTGAAGGAAGCTATCGTCTCCTTCAAAGGTGATGCGGACGCGATTGCGTGGGTAGCGGCTTTTGATCTCGCGGACGCCACCGCTGAGGACGACGAAGCCACGATGGATGAGGGTGATTTCGTCGCAGAGTTTTTCCACCTGATCGATGCGGTGGGTGGAGAAGAGGATCGCCTTTCCCTCTTTGCGAAGCTCCAGGAGCGTGTCTTCGAGCAGGCCAGCGTTGACTGGATCCAGGCCGCTAAAGGGCTCGTCCATGATAATCAGTTCCGGCTCGTGTATGAGCGCGGTGATGAACTGGATCTTCTGTTGCATGCCCTTGGATAGCTCTTCGGCCTTCTTAGGGATGGCCTCGGTGATCTGCAGGCGTTCGCACCAAGCGTGTGCCCGCTTTGTGGCGACCTGTTCCGAGAGGCCGTGGAGCTGGCCCATGAAGACAAGCTGGTCGATGACCTTCATTTTGCGATAGAGGCCGCGCTCTTCCGGGAGATACCCGACCCGCTGGAGATGGTCGCGGGAGAAGGGCTGGCCGAAGAGGCTTACCGTCCCTGCATCGGGCACCGTGATGCCGATCATCATGCGAATGGAAGAGGTCTTCCCTGACCCGTTGGGGCCGAGCAGGCCGAACATGGTGCCGGGTTCGATGCGGAGGCTGACGTTGTCGACTGCGACCTTGGTGTCATACACCTTGCGGACGCTTTTGAGTTCAACAATCGGGGATATAGAGGGAGGCATCTAAAGGCCAGTTTAGCAGGCAACATTCCTACGGAAGAGGCGACTTTCTGGACGGATCTCTCATCCGCTCCAGCAGCGACAGTTTGACGAACCGGATATGACGGCGCGTTGCCTCCGCTGCTTCCTCGCGGTCTTTTCTGGCAATCGCGTCGGAGAGCTCCCGATGAGCGGCGGGGGTGTCGGGCGACGTCAGTTGATAGGTCTGGCAGCGGCAGAGCCAGAGCTTGCTCTGAATATTCGCATGGACTCGCTGCAACTCGCGGTTTCCGGTCGCTTCCACGATCAGTTTGTGAAATGCAATATCTTCGTCGATGTACTTTGTCTTTTTGTTCTGTTTGAGAAGCATGCAGGTCCGTTCGACGCTCTCTGAGAGCTGCTCGATCAATTGCGGAGTGATCACCATGGTGTTGGCGGCAAACACCTCAATCGCTTCACGAAGATCATAGAGGTCCGCGACCTCCTTCTCCGTGAAGTGATGCAGATAGGCGCCTTTACGCGGCTGGATGCGAAGCAGCCCCTCGTTTTGCAGGGCGTTCAGGGCTTCGCGCACGGGGGCCTTGCTGATGCCGAGTTCCTGGGCGAAAAAGTCCTCAGTCACTCGATCTCCGTGCTTCAGTTTCCCCTTGAGAATGTAACGTTTGATGGAGCGATGAGCCTGTTCTGTAAGGCTGTCCGCTTCGACTTTCTCGACATGCATCTCTTTTCTCTTTCTCTATCCCAAGGGGCAGTCCCACCCACATGGATCTGACCTGTACCCTACCAGCCCTTGGCCAGTATCGTCACTATCGCAGAGAGAGCGTCGAGATCTCGCAGATCGATCACTTCCCCGGGAGAGTGAGAGTACCGCAACGGCCAGCTCAGCGGAACGTCGGCCGAGCCGTAACGCTGAAAGGTCGCTCCATCATTTCCACCGCCGGTTACGCCGTATTGGACAGGCACTTGGTGCTGCTCCGCGAGTGCCTGCACACGCTGCACGAGCGGCCAACTCGCAATGTTGGAGCTATCGATGGCGCGAACCACAAAGCCGCCGCCCACCGCAGCGTCGGCAAAGCGATGGGACTCGATGGGTGAATCGGAAGAGACAAAGGTGTCGATTGCGAAGACGGTGGCGGGGGTCCTCCCTGCTGACGCCGACGCAGCCGCATACTCACCCGCGCCAAGCAAGCCCAATTCTTCCCGTGTGGACCAGACGAAGGTCACATTTCGCTTTGTATTGGGCCCGAGCTCCCACACTGCGTGAATCATTGCGGCGCAGCCGACGCGGTCATCCAGACTTCTGGCGGAGATGCGTTTCCCAAGCAGAGGGCGATATCGCTTGGGGATGGTGATTTGATCTCCCACTTTGATGCCAAGTTTTACTACCTCTTCCGCAGAGGAGGCTCCTACGTACATGCTGGCGCTGGCTCGAAAGTCTGCGGGAAATTTGAAGTGAGTCGATTCCCAGTTTGGCGGCAAGGTTATGACGCCCGCCCTCATTCCGTCTGCTGTATGTACCAGCGCGGGATGTCCCCAGAAGAAGGCAGGCGAGCCTCCTCCTTTATTGTCCAGTTCCAGAGTGCCGTCGTCCTTGATCGAACGGATCCGAAAGCCCAGTTCGTCAGTATGCGCCATAAAGACGATGCCTTCGGACGCATCGCTCTTTGCCGTCACAGCCGAGCCGAGACGGAGGATGAGATTTCCACCTGTATCTATTTCCGGATGGGCCCAGGATGGAAGCATTCGTTCGACCGCCTCGCGGGCCATGTGTTCTTGTTCGCTCACGCCATACGCTTCAACCAGCGCCTTCAACAAGACTCCTGATGAAGGAGCCGCGACAGGCTTCGCAGACAATCCAGGTTCGGTCATCGCTGCAGTAATGAGACTGGGCTGTGACGAAATGGCGATTCCAAGGTGCTTCGCAATCTTCTTTAGCAGATCTTCGACATCTCGCTCATCCAGGGTTTCCCCGGCGGTCAAGGGATAGAGGAGTGGGATGCTGAGATGAACCGATTGTGCTGGCAACCGGATAGCCGGACCATAACCACGCACCAAGACTGGCGCGAAGGCATTCGTTGACCTTGCTTTTCCGGTTGCTCTGAACTCTCTTTCCAACGCGCTCTCCGGCCCGGTGGCAGAGCCAGAGGCGTCTAAAGCGAGGCTTCCCGAACCGAGTGGTTCCGCGCTCACCATGGATAAGCGCTCGTTCTCCGTCGCTTCCGTGGCGGATGCGCTTCTCGCTGGCTGCCGCGTACGCCCTAAGTAGATCAGTTCGTCGGGATGGATTGCGGCAAC
This genomic stretch from Terriglobus saanensis SP1PR4 harbors:
- a CDS encoding GntR family transcriptional regulator produces the protein MHVEKVEADSLTEQAHRSIKRYILKGKLKHGDRVTEDFFAQELGISKAPVREALNALQNEGLLRIQPRKGAYLHHFTEKEVADLYDLREAIEVFAANTMVITPQLIEQLSESVERTCMLLKQNKKTKYIDEDIAFHKLIVEATGNRELQRVHANIQSKLWLCRCQTYQLTSPDTPAAHRELSDAIARKDREEAAEATRRHIRFVKLSLLERMRDPSRKSPLP
- a CDS encoding ABC transporter ATP-binding protein; the protein is MPPSISPIVELKSVRKVYDTKVAVDNVSLRIEPGTMFGLLGPNGSGKTSSIRMMIGITVPDAGTVSLFGQPFSRDHLQRVGYLPEERGLYRKMKVIDQLVFMGQLHGLSEQVATKRAHAWCERLQITEAIPKKAEELSKGMQQKIQFITALIHEPELIIMDEPFSGLDPVNAGLLEDTLLELRKEGKAILFSTHRIDQVEKLCDEITLIHRGFVVLSGGVREIKSRYPRNRVRITFEGDDSFLQHPSIAEQKNYAGQSEIILHGEDAQPLLVYAVNHGTRIQRFEVMEPTIEDIFISTVGGKVDA
- a CDS encoding M20/M25/M40 family metallo-hydrolase → MRQPISLFTLFIAGFGMLSPLGAQTISRDLGQLTETPAITGYEAPLLKVLEQRLAGMHPQRDAMGNLTVTFGSGAPHRLIAAPIDEPGYVISRIETDGYARLQRLPQTGLTPHWNELNNAQPMLVEARDGTLHSAVMSGLSIHLEPGRGDVPNADDLDHMYLDLGASSAAEVLRAGMDLLSPVAAERHLLRVGLSQWSATAVGDRYGAAVLLALADALSKEHGSGTTTLAFVMQQWAGSRGLTRVVAAIHPDELIYLGRTRQPARSASATEATENERLSMVSAEPLGSGSLALDASGSATGPESALEREFRATGKARSTNAFAPVLVRGYGPAIRLPAQSVHLSIPLLYPLTAGETLDERDVEDLLKKIAKHLGIAISSQPSLITAAMTEPGLSAKPVAAPSSGVLLKALVEAYGVSEQEHMAREAVERMLPSWAHPEIDTGGNLILRLGSAVTAKSDASEGIVFMAHTDELGFRIRSIKDDGTLELDNKGGGSPAFFWGHPALVHTADGMRAGVITLPPNWESTHFKFPADFRASASMYVGASSAEEVVKLGIKVGDQITIPKRYRPLLGKRISARSLDDRVGCAAMIHAVWELGPNTKRNVTFVWSTREELGLLGAGEYAAASASAGRTPATVFAIDTFVSSDSPIESHRFADAAVGGGFVVRAIDSSNIASWPLVQRVQALAEQHQVPVQYGVTGGGNDGATFQRYGSADVPLSWPLRYSHSPGEVIDLRDLDALSAIVTILAKGW
- a CDS encoding ABC transporter permease, which gives rise to MRNLLLIAKREYLERVRTRAFAIATVLIPLVMVGAILLSTRGTKSAGHIAIVSSDSALALDLQEELEKSDSSEMLVDVEQPTPGWQQRLNTAVGKKDIDGYLLIDSSTPDPVITYSSGSKGDISTKSTLNNALRRVLARERLLHRGMRRNDIDALLKTPVLQTATVSNGHVSSSNTTTGFYAAYALFFLMYFVVMMHGINVASSVVEEKSSRVFEVMLATVKPSDMMGGKLLGVGAVGLTQVGIWVLCIAALLFTPALALMGAGDFKLQLSGFQLVAFVVFFILGFMLYSSIAAAVGALVSSEQELRQFNMVIALPMAVNTFVLAPVILAPNSLLSTILSFIPTSTPLLMFLRLSIADVPLWQVGLSIVTLSLSICAVVWFAARIYRVGILMYGKRPTLPEILRWVRYS